The window GAGTTCAAGCGCCATCTTCAGTTTGCCAATTGCCTGCTGGATTTGCCACGACGACTGCAGAAAATCTTGCTGCAACGAAAACGGCAGCGCAATGCCACGCGGCACCTCAACACTACTTTGCAGGAACTGCCACGATTTCTCCGTCAAATCCTCACCGTTGTTGGCACCAATGGCGGCTGCCAGGTAGGGCAAAAGATCTTTGCGTGGTGGCCGCGGCACGCGGTAAAAACCATCCAGACGCGACGAGCCGTGATCGAGGATGTGACGGAGTTCCCCAAGGTTGGCGGCTTTAGTGCCGTAGCGAAACCGCTCGCTCATTCTGAGCTCAGTCAGGGGTGCCACGCGCGTGTTGACCGTCTCGGGTGCCTCGAGCTTGATCGCATGGACACTCCAGGTCGGTTGCTGCGGCAGATGCTCTGGCTGGGCGATAGGCTCGAGGCTAATCGTCGTTGCCTTGGCCTCGACGCGGTAGCGGACCCACTGCCCACTGAGACCGCGTTCCATAAATTGTTGCCGCGCTCCGAGCTGCACGGCATTGGGAATCCCCCACCCGCCGGCAAGGACGTTGGTGTGGGATAGCGGCGTCGTATGCTGCGCGTTGATGATACCGGAAAGGCGCGGGATGTTGTCGGGGACCTTATCCATACAGATGATGTCGTACCACTTGAGCGTGTCGAAATCCTGACGGTAACTGTCAGCTGTGAAGATCCTCAGTCTGCCGGTAGCCTCACCGAGATTTAGCGGTACATAGTCATGAATTTCGTAAAGCTCGTGACTAAATAGCCGCGGCAGGCGCACCGGATCAATCGCACGAACAGCCACCTCTTGCTGATGATTACCCGGCTTGAGAAATAGCGGTATTGAGGGATCAATATTCTGCCGCAAGACGTCATAAAATCGCGTGAGCATCGCTCCGTCCATCGTGTCCACTTCGACCGTCTCGATGGTGAAGAATTGTTCCGCATCCTTACGATGCAATGCCAGAGTGCCGAGGAAATAAGGACGCTCAGTGCTCAGATAAACTAATTTATTAAACTCGTCGATACGGGTGCGGATTTCATCGCGCCTCACGCGCAGAAGGCGCTCGGCAATATAGTCGGCATGAAAGCTATACTCGTCGGTGTCGATAAAATGCACGGTGTCCGTGGCCAGGTCGACCACCACCTTGACGTAATGCTGGCCCGCTAACTCACCCGCTAGTTGGAAAAAGGCCGGTATCGTGAGCTTGCTCCCAACCTTGGAGCTGCCGCGCTCAAGGGGGAGCTCGGGCACGAGATTAAAGATTGGGGCGTTGGTGGTCGCTTCCATGGGGGCGTCCTCAAGTG is drawn from Deltaproteobacteria bacterium and contains these coding sequences:
- a CDS encoding phosphoenolpyruvate synthase codes for the protein MEATTNAPIFNLVPELPLERGSSKVGSKLTIPAFFQLAGELAGQHYVKVVVDLATDTVHFIDTDEYSFHADYIAERLLRVRRDEIRTRIDEFNKLVYLSTERPYFLGTLALHRKDAEQFFTIETVEVDTMDGAMLTRFYDVLRQNIDPSIPLFLKPGNHQQEVAVRAIDPVRLPRLFSHELYEIHDYVPLNLGEATGRLRIFTADSYRQDFDTLKWYDIICMDKVPDNIPRLSGIINAQHTTPLSHTNVLAGGWGIPNAVQLGARQQFMERGLSGQWVRYRVEAKATTISLEPIAQPEHLPQQPTWSVHAIKLEAPETVNTRVAPLTELRMSERFRYGTKAANLGELRHILDHGSSRLDGFYRVPRPPRKDLLPYLAAAIGANNGEDLTEKSWQFLQSSVEVPRGIALPFSLQQDFLQSSWQIQQAIGKLKMALELDAKAVPALCVEIQRLIRGTRFSDELRDKIDAQITRHMAGVRNFVIRSSSNAEDLKDFSAAGIYESLNHITTADKIFESIKEVWASLVSPRSVRLRQEVGISLDDCYMGVIIQEEVESDMGGVLVTANPSNPTADFRNVYINVSDRSAVEIVSGATQPYQYLYNTVEGGGRTLAVGATGRDLDDKKHDVLQRLAFAGRLLQSHFAQDYSFATPADIEWAAKGDQIYILQLRPYHL